Part of the Ictalurus furcatus strain D&B chromosome 19, Billie_1.0, whole genome shotgun sequence genome, aaatctcttaagCACTGTAGGTGTTGGGTTTAAAAAATACTCATGAATTGACTTAAGAATATACTGTAGTTAGtattgattagattttttttctttatattttgttttagattttttttttttccttaagaCAATACAGCTCTTGGGGGGGAACCCACATTGGCCAGATTTCACTCTCCAGCTTCCATTGTGAGTATCTCTCGTTAAGCTCGGGAAGAGCCGTGTGGTAAAAGAAATGCACGTATGTTGTTATGAATAAAGTGTTTTTGCCTGCAATGGGTTCAGTTGTTGCCCTGGGAGTGCAGCACACTCTTGTGCAGCAGTGTGGAGGGCCCTGCAGGGGGTGCTGTGGAGCTGCTCGTGCTGCTGGTGGAGTTTGGTTTGATCCAGGGCAAAGAGAGCAGTGCTGCACCCCCtgaagtggtggtggtggccgTCATGGTGACCTGGATCATGTGATCACGCTGGATGAGGCGGATTAGGGCTCGGAGACGCTCCAGAGACGCCTGAGTCTCCCTCTGCTGACTCAGCAGACGTTCCTTTACGTCTCTGCATTTCTGTAGGGACACATGCAGATTAGTCTTCCAGCACTCAATGGTCACAACCTCACACCATATTCAACACTTTGTTTAAGATGTGGCTGCACACGTCTCATATCGTTATCGTCTGGCTACAATCtcaagacacctgtccacaccTTTTGGTTGCTACGGTGTGTCCACAACCCTCTCGCTGTGTCCGTCATGTTTGGAAAGTTCCGATTTATTTGTAAACACATCCGTGCCTTTTCACAGATTACAGATCATTATGCTTACTTGGTAACAACAACTGTACAAATCAGAACAACAATCAGAACAACTCTTATCCATGCAATCActtgtttaaataacaaacaagtTATAATGATAGACTGTTCATGTTTTAACAGTTCATGTGTATTACTTGCACaaaataagttgtttttttttttgtttgtttttttaaaataaataaacccgcagttaatattttaaaactgcAACTTGACTTGGCTAGCTGGGACCAGCATGGTAATATAGCATGTTGTAGGATAAAGTAGGTTTTATGAAGACTAAACACAAAAAGGGTCTTCGTAGACCATGTCTAAGTGCGTAGTCTAAGGGTATTAATCAAGTAACACTTTATACACCCATTGTAGTGCACTCATTATACTCATTTTGGGCTGTGCTCCAAAGTACACACCCAAGCACAACCTTACACAGAAATTATTTAAACACTGCCAGCACCCATTTTCTGACAGAGACATAAAAtgtaggaataaaacatgatggtgTTTACTGTTATGGGGGGGGAATCAAGTACAGCCCCAAAGTTGACCCTGTTCccggagatctaccttcctggaggtttcatctccaaccgaaatctaacacacctgttttagctgattaggtacttcttaaggcaatgattagatggtcatgtgatcacgattatggttggagttaaagtcttcaggaaggtggATCAgtggaacagggttggtgaccactgctataacagcacagcccaaagtgttttattcttcttacacaccaatgtttaaagctttaaaaaatatatatatttatttaaaatagatttatacTGATatatttctagttacatttaatgttgtggaatctctgtgagacaagttagttcctcttaCCGTTAAATTTCTAATAGTTATAAACAATAATTCTTTGCCTCTGCGTGTCCCAGTAAAACATGCATGGCTTCTGTTCCTCAGCAGTGTTTAAGCAGACGAACATGAACTGTACCAAGAGTGATTTGTTGAGTCTCTGGTCTTCTTCTTTCAAGTGTGCACACTCTTTCTTCAGCTCACTGTTCCTCCTCATCaatcttctcttctcctcctctctcactaaacacatgcacagataaacatgcattacacattctcagctacacacacacacagcatgtactgtatgtagcgCATTAATGCATATGTAGAGGATTGTACCTGTTTTGTGTGTGACATAAGACTGAACAAAATTATGTGGCCAAGACAAGTTTTCTTTATTCAGAACCTtcaaaagagaaagacaaagaaaccCTTCAAATTCATGCGCATTGCTTTTAAACATCACTCGTTGCCATAACAACCCATATTCATGTGTTGAATGTTCTGAGTGACTGACCTTCTTCTGGCACTTAGGGCACATCCACATGCCCTTGGGTGGGGATTTGAGTGGAGGGTGTAAGCAGTCTAGGTGGTAAGCGCGAGTGCAGCTATGGCACTGCTGAAGATTCCCTTCCTCTTTGCACACAGCACAGTGGTCATCAtgctccagctcctcctgcaGCAACCATGCACACAACAAGTCAGACTTTACAGCCCTGTAATCAATATCCTGCTCTGTACGTTGTTATTACGTGAGTGTATTGGCAGAAAAGTAACAGCAGTGATGGCTGATTTGAAAGGAAAGCGAGGTTCCATTTTATCCTGACATGACTTTGATTGAATCTTTTAATCTGAGCTCTAACATTCAAAGGAACGTTTCTGCACGTCAGATCTAACAGTTCTGTCAgatacacacacttcctcattgAACTGCTTCACATCGTTAtacaagaagagaagagaaacaaaCTGCATATTAAGTTACGTTCTGTTAGCTGTTATTTTAGAATCAGCCCATGGTATACAGGACTGTATATGAATAAACTTCACAATTCCAGTAATattcaaattctttttttatttaaatgtaaacgtTTAAAGTGatataataatgtgtgtgtagctgACAACATTTTCATCGATATCCAACTTCTACTGGGCATAAAGCACACCACATCAGTACAACACAGACAAACTGTGTGAAGTTGAAGATGGGGGATTTTATATGGATCATGGTAATGTAAGAAAACAAGCCAAATATCAGTAACATGAACAACTGAGTAAGCAAATAAATACtcatttacaatattttatgacaaattgtTAAGAAAGTAACAGACTTTTCACATTGCATACActcattgatattttattaggAAAACCTGTACAACCTGCTCATTCGAGCAAttgtccaatcagccaatcatgcagcagcagtgcaatgcatcaaatcatgcagatacaggtcaagagcttcaggtaatgttcatcagacatcagaatggaATGGTTTTTGtggccagacaggctggtttgagtattgctgagctcctgggattttcatgcacaatagACGCTAGAGTAACTCAAATAGACTACGCTTTACAGCTGTGGCAcagagaaaagcatctcagaaagcacaacaggGGGTGCACGGGCTACAGCAGCACCCGGTTTCATCagtttccactcctgtcagccaagatcaGGAATCGGAGGATACAGTTCACTGAAACAGGACAGTTTAGGATGGGTAAAACATCGCCTGGTTTGGCATCAACAAACTTGCCATAGTCAAAGTCAATGAGAGCACAGTTcctcctcattctgatgttggaTGTGAACAttcactgaagctcttgacctgcagattttatgcactgcactgctgccacttgACAGGCTGGATAAGCGCATAAATGAGCAGGCAGacgtgttcctaataaagtggacagtgagtgtagcTCATGACAGAAACGCATAGTGTAACGTTATTGATATTTCTCTCTATGTCAGTATAAAATGACATGCTTATTaacattttgaatgcatttaAATACTTAACATTTGTACGTGATTCAAAGTGAAATGCATTTTTGGACATGTGACTATGTACAAGGTAGCCCTAATCTACACACTACAGCATTACTTATTTGACACTTTTAGGAACAATAAACAGCCAGTAACAGATCATGGCAAAAAGCCTGTGGCCCCTCCTTCTCCACATACAGAATCTCAAGAGTAGCTACATACCTTCCAACACAGATCCTCAGAGTCTGGCGTGTGAATAGGAAGCAGAGAATACGTTAGTAGCTTGCCGAGTGAAAAGACAGGGTTATTCATGGGTTAGATTACAATTATAGCCATGCAACAAAGCTGAGCACACAGAAATAAAGCTTGAGGCACTTCTTTTTATAGCACTGTCGCTGTTGGGTTTTAACAACAGAGCATGTTTAAGTGAGTTTTTGTGGGAGAGTTTCCTGGGTACAGAAGCCTGTTCTCCTGCTCAAAAGATCTTTCGGTTGTAAACCTTCAGTGACACTGCGATTAGGTGCAGTTTTAAAGTTACACCTATCTAATATGGAGTATAGAGATGTATGATTATAGTGTATTCTCTTCGTACTGTCCGTGGAAATGCAAACACCTTCATGCTCTCCATCATTCAAGAAGAGCTAGGTGTTTGATGAAGGCCTTGATAATTAGGGAATCAGGACTTGGgtgtaaaacacaaaaatgagcAGTGCAACAGGgggtaatggtgtgtgtgtgtgagagagagagagagagagagagacactgccTTAAGAAACACAAATCACACACCCATAGGACACTGTGATCTGTACTACACTATGGGCTTGATGAAAAGCATGAACAACTCATTTGATATGTGACTAAAATGGCACTGCAGACCTGCACGTACACGTTTTTGAGTCTTTGATATTCATTCTGCATTACACGAGCTCGGATCCTATTTGTCTAGCTTGGTAGCAtgttattctgtgtgtgtgtgtgtgtgtgtgtgtgtgtgtgtgtgtgtgtgtgtgggagaacaCAGTGCATGAGCGTGCCTCTTCAAATGTAATTTTGTGAGCTCTGCCCCAGCTGTTGTGTTGATGGGAAGAGAAATGAGTTTTACCTCTGGCTGATAGGAAGAGGGGGTTGTTCGGGTAatttgctgcaagccttttgcGCTGGAAAGCAATGATAGAGAAACATTTTCATGAAGATCATAAAAATACAATGTATGTAAAATGGCTAATACATTTAGAGAAAACAGGACCTGCTTGTTTATGTCATTAGTTAAATGTTCTTGAGGAGAGGACATTTGTGCATTCTACTGTGAACCTTACGAGAGGACATTAGGGTTGTCACGACACTATAAACATATCGTACGATACTGTACCAGCTGAAGTGTCACAATACCACGCAATATTGGGTTCATTCATAATTCATGTCTACAAAGTGAACCATATgtacagaaatacatagataCAGTATAAACGAAAACAAGACAGACCAGATTTTTATCCCAATACATTATTAATGAGCACGAATAACTGGctgttggaaaaactcaagagcAATCATACAATTTGACCagcaactaattcaatgtgccacatTTCATCTACAGTTCCCTAGAGCAATGAAgtcatgcaaatggaaattgtcctcagagtactaagaatgaacacaatgttaggaataaataactgaatttggacATGAACTCCCAAGCAAACACGGCCAATTTTATAGGGTTCAGgtgcttcataatgaaattccaagACTTTCAGGGAcgcactattttttttgtttctgaggACTATACAAGAGATATTGTCATGTTGTCAGACAACGGAATGAGTATGAAATAGTGATTGAAATGCGGCCCATTCAGAGActacatgttaaccagcagtTACTTCCAAGCcatttccaagctgctgctctgcactgctaaactCCTGATTTATAAACGCGACGTCCTCTGACAAAATGACTATACACATAAGTTAAAGACAACGCCTGTGCTGTGATTTCGGCTACATTTACATGTAGAATCATCactcagagagaaagttagaagtgaatgaatgtgctgctcctctgggctcctcactgaacagagtagcTGCAGAGGGAGGTGTGTCTGGGGGGAAAGCACCTTGTGCTCACGGGGCAGTACTGGCCATGCTCTTCTATGGAAagtagctaaggtttgtccaaaatgttgctagatttgtcactaggtgcttttttgagtggaaaaaaaaaggagtctgAGAAGTGGAACGGAGCTGACTCTGtcaaaatgagtgagtgaatagcaggaggaggaggagcgggAGCGGGAGGAGGAAGAGCGGGAGGAGGAAGAGTGGGAGGAGAAGGAGCGGGAttaggaggagcaggaggaggagcaggaggaggaggagcgggaagaggaggaggagcaggaagaGAAGGAGCGGGAGAAGGAGGAGCAGGAAGAGAAGGAGTTGGAGGAGAAGGAGCAGGGAGAAAAGGAGTGGGAGAAGGAGGAGCGGGAGAAGAAGGAGCAGAAGGAGTGGGAGGAGAAGGAGCAGAAGGATCGGAAGGAGAAGGCGCGGGAAGAGGAGGAGCGGGAGGATCGGGAGGAGAAAGAGCAGGGAGAGGAGGAGCGGGAAGAACAGAAGGAGCGGGAGGAGAATGATCAGGAAGAAAAGGAGTGGGagaaggaggagcaggaggagaagGAGCAGAAGGATCGGGAGGAGAAGGAgcgggaagaggaggagccggAAGAGCAGAAGGATCGGGAGGAGGAGGattgggaggaggaggagcgggAAGAGAAAGAGTTGGAGGAGAAGGAGCAGGAAGAAAAGGAGTGGGAGAAGGAGGAGTGGGAGAAGAAGGAGCAGAAGGAGTGGGAGGAGAAGGAGCAGAAGGATCggaaggagaaggagaggggGAGCGGGAAGAGAAGGATcgggaggagaaggagaggggGAGCGGGAAGAGCAGAAGGATCGGGAGCAGAAGGAGCGGGAAGAGGAGGAACGGGAAGAGCAGAAGGAGCGGGAGGAGAATGATCAGGAAGAAAAGTAGTGGGAGGAGAAGGAtcgggaggaggaggagcgggAGGAAGAGGATCGGGAGGAGGAGCGGGAGGAAGAGGAtcgggaggaggaggagcgggAGGAAGGGGAgcgggaggaggaggaagaggatcGGGAGGAGGAGGAtcgggaggaggaggagcgggAACAGgagcaggaagaggaggagtGGGGAGTCGTATTGAGTGAAATGATTGGATTCGTGTTctatcaaaaataaacactttatttaacaAGTTATTTAGCGATTTCCTATTTACTGACTtttaattcaagcactttttaagcactgCTAGatataaatggtttaaaatggtTATTTAAGGTTGTCCAGtacttaaattttaaaaagcctaATTCAAGCACCTTGAAAGAACCCTGATTTTAGTATTTAGACACAGCGGTTAGAGTAACATTATCTCACTTGGTAGCTCACTTTGGTTCATTTAGGTTAAGTGAAGTGTCCCTAACCTTTGTGTATTATGTAAAAGCAGCAAGATGTCTCGTTTTAGTAAGAATAgttttaactgctgcacatgcaCCATTACTGACGGTACTGGCGTATTAACGATgctaccatttaaaaaatacagtcttATCAGCgttattttgaagctttagtatcgcAATACTACCACAGCACCGATATACCATGCAACCCTAGACAGAATgacctaaaacaaaacaacagaaatatAGCTCGCAGTAAACAGAAGAGTGTGGCCTTGAGTCACTGGCGATGTTAATGCTACCTGCTGTTGTCACTGCCCTACAAGCTTCCATTACTTGTTCACATGTATGCTTGCCTTATTTTTCCTTGTTGTCCATGTTTGAAGTGACACTAAAAGCATTTTACCACTACATACACAAACTTTTGCTGCCAAAACATTTTTGGTTCgagttgtttttggtttttgttacCTGCTCGACAAGGGTACCAGCAGGAATTAAAGGAATAGAAAAGCGCAGCACCATATACACAAACAATGAGAATGAAACACAGGATGATCTGATTTGTTGAGGCTGTTTTTACAGCTTTAATTTACCAATATTGGCACAAACCCAGTATTAACAAACAAGAACACTGGAAAActcttcacatggtgaaatttttacatttcacatgtaCACAGTTCTGAACAggctttctttttcatttacacaTAACCAATTTATAGCATAAGTTTGGTTAGCACTACAAGACGCCTTATACAACACGATCCCTGCAGGAAAATAGCCTAGGCATGATTAAAAcctaaataaaaccacattatTTAAGTGAAATATGTTCATGGTTAAAGTTAAGGTGCCAGAGTATGTTATAGGCAGGATAGCGTGTCTGTTTTGGCAAtctgccagaattcagccacagtgacaCCCACAGGTTTTCCCAGTCCTTTGCAGAttgttttaacattatttaaaagatcATTCttagctaaccctaaccatcTCTCAATGATCATGTATGTCCTCTTTGTTGTTTctaaatgtgaaagtacaaaaAGGTATGTGGTGCATGTGAGTTTGAGAGCTACCTCTGGATCAAACAGGCTGTATGCAGGGTTCGCCGtacttcttctcttcctctcctgtCGTTTGGTCTGGATTTCTgccataacaataaaaacatgccagttAAAGTGGATATACCAGTTACGTAGCTTAGCACAGGAATCAAACAGGATCCTGTGTGCAGCAACTCACCTTCCAAGTGTTCTGTAGTGACGAGGCCGAGCGCTACCATGAACGCAATTTTCTGCAaggtagggagagagagagggaccgTGAGAAACCTAAAAATCGTGCCTCAGAGCTAATAGCATGTGTAAGCCTGAATTCTTTCTCTGCATGATGATTTGTATCCTAAAATATACAGATTTTCAGCTTAGGTGTGTGTATAACATATAAGGCACACTCCTCAGGACACACTGAGAATCAGATTGTGTTATATGATTTCAGACAAGTATTTCCTGGAGGTATCTATGGTTATTTCTTGACACCCAATATTTCTAGTTGTCTGTCAGCCCTCGTTACAGATGTAGTGGACTATACAGAGGGAGCGTACCTCTGGGTCTTCCTCCTTTTTATTGGGCTtgtgtgtgggggagggggCAAGCCTGGGCTCCTGAGAGGGGATCTCAGCCTGGGGGCCTAGAGAACCCTGAGAGCTGCTAGGGATCTGTGGCTGGATTATAATCACCTAGAAAAACATACAAATTTAATTTGGCGTGCGAACACATTTAGCAACAAGGATGTTTCCGTGacaataaaataagaataacaataagAAATTTGGTGTAACAGAACCGCTTGTGTTGATTTATAGAGGTAAAATAGATTTTACCTCTATAAATCAACATACATTTAATTCCTAGAATGACTTAAAGCTGTGGGCCGACCTACAAGTGGAAAAATCTGTTATTAAGCCTTGCTAATCTTTCCTATATGATCAATGAATGATGTTACTGCCTTGGCTATAGGAGATAAGAGAGAATGTAGCCTATGAGAGTTGAATGTGACCATGGTGGTCATGAGGACCACCACTCTCTCTTAACGACAACGTAATGAGCCTCACAAATCTTCCCTGTGTCAGCCACAAGCCATTTTTCATCCCAGCCCGAGATTAATTACTGCTGCAAAACTCTTACGCGGGGATGAGAAGCTACTCTGAGACACTTCAGGATTCTAAAAAATGACTCGTCACGCACAACTGCCCAGGAAGGTTAAGTTGCACAATGAGGGAACGATTTCCCAAAGGCATTACAGTGTAAAGATCATCAAAGTGTTAGAAATAATTTTAATCCACACTGCAGCATTCTACGTTTTAATATTGTTTGTGCAATGCTGCATTTCTAAAGCGTGGTAATTGGGTCTACTCTGTATGGCTCAGCAGTATGATCAGATGAGGTATCTGTTTTGGTCTTGTCAGATGTCAGCTCTGTTAtaacactgactgactgattacAGGAACAAGTAGCTGGTCGGATGTTACAGTATAACTTTATAAACATCGTCTAATTTAAAGAAGTTATTTCAaatgttaaaggaaaatgagtataaataaacatacaatgTGAAGCTGTTTTAAGAGGCTGTTTATATGCTGCACCGAATATACTGATGCTTAAACATACGATTTGGAACAATCTTCACGCTCTGTTTCCTAGTCATTTGAAAGCAAGAACAATTCAGCTTTTGGATTAAATGTCCGATAGCTTTCACCGGAGCTGTAAACTGTGCTGACAGCTGATCAGGCTACTGTCTGACCTTGCTGTCTGGGCTGAAGATCAGTGGTTGCACTTTCACTGCCTCGCTCATAGCTGCCACTCCGTTGGCTGCGGGTGAGGTGGAGGAAATGATGGCGTACGCAACTCCAGGGCTGGATGTGGCTGTGGAGACACTGGGCATGGGCAGGGGAGGTGGCGTGATCTCACTCTGGCCGCTGGACATCCTCTCTGGGCTGAAGGGACGAAGTCCCTGGCTTTTGGAGCTGAGCACAGCAGTGCCACGTGCCAGGCTCAGTGGCTGGCTGGACTGCTGCTCCTGGCACGGGCTGTGGGGAAGGCTGTCCAGGATCAGAGTCTTTGGCCTAACCTGTATTCGGCAGGGATTGAAGAGTTATTCGCTGTCTAGTTTGAAATTTTCATGTGTTTATCAATCATACCAggcaaatttatttacattatcaGGACAACAAAGACGGAGGCAAAGAGAATGTATTACCCATATGATGTATCAACATAGATCAGCAACACAATACTACAAACAGAGATTTTAAGGAATGTCTATAGAAAATGTGTTCACTTCCAAACAATAGTCAAGGAAAAGGAATAAACCTAgtttgtataatgtgtgtaaacagACTGCAAACAACTCCCGATGTTGATCTGACCATGTGTGAATTCATGGTTCAGCGGTATGGCCTTATCTTGGGCCTGTGCTGCCCCCCTGTGGTCTTCCTGCTACATGCACAAACGAGCTTCATTTGTGCCCTTATCAAACATCATTATCTACATTGATCCATTAAGAAGACCAATGGAAACAAATGAGCTCAACTTGAGCAGGGATTAATTGTGTCCAAAGTCTGAATATAAGGTTCAGCACTGCTGGGAGGCTTAGTCTTAAAGATTTATTAGCCACGTGATTTATCGGATAATCTCCGACATTTTGTCCTGTACTTTAATGGACACTGATCTGTATTTGGGGAGGGAGTTTGTGCATTATACCCCACGGCTGAGCTCGTGTGACTGTTTATCAGTGTTAGATATTGCTTTTCATGTTCTCCTCTACATACAACAGTTCATTCTGACAGTGTTCACATTACAGCGCTGAAGTGGTATAAATATACTGCTGTAAATGTATATCATTAGATGTTTCCAAATCAGGTTTCAGCATGTGGCCCCAGACTGACTACATACCTTGATACTTAAGCATGTGACTGTAATAAGGACGGGTCAGGTCTGAGCTCATGTTTCACTGTGCATACACAGATCACCACTGGCTTCACTCCTGCACCCACACATTTCTCAGCACAGAAGTGCCAGTAATAGCTGGTCActtacaaacacaaatatgatTTGATTAGAGCGCTGTACAGAAATTACAaatcagttcttttttttcttcttttttttctatagaaaaaactgacttttttttttttataactactTACTGCTTTTAGAAAACCATTATTTACATCCATTATAAACTAGGCTTAATGTATTTCAAttagaattgtaaaaaaaaattctctcttcAAATACTGAATTtcctaatatttattaattttacagcaaaataGAATCAACGAGCATTTAATCACGTTTCCTAAACTTgtagcatatttatttatttatttacttttttttgtgttcaaaaTACGTACAAACTTCCtaataaaaaactgtaaatctctcatttttttctttgaataaatctcAAATACTTTtctattgtaaaataaatttaaaaatctgtttaaatatcAACAACATTACTgtgggtaaaaaaaatttaattttttattaagttTGTGGAAAGATTCTTCTATAGTCATGTGattttcaaataatattttcaaTGAAAAATACAGTGAAATGTCATTATTACATACTACATTGTGGCCATCGATGTAGAATCACAGTGCATTTAAGAATCGATATTTTATTTGACCCAACCCTACCATTAAACCAGACAGATAAAATGATCAGGTCAAAACTCTAATTAAAGCCACAACAAGTCCGACTCGAGCGATATGGTTTATAATGCAGACACTAAGGCTGTGAACGGATCCGAAAATGAATGTTACAGGAACACTCAGGTGCTTGTGGTACAGAATGTCACTTTATGTTCTTTGAGAAATAGTTTGTCAAATTTTCACGTGTAGTTTATGAAGTGGTCATTTTAAAACGAAGTGTAATTACAGCAACCCCTCCGGAGATTTGGCTGAGGCTGAGCTTGCGTTATGATTTCTGGAGTAGTATGTCAGACATTGGAtgcagtttgtttttatgtgacACCTGAGACCTGAGGAAGAACAGGATTGTgtgattttctgtgtgtgtgtgtgtgtgtgtgtgtgtgtgtgtgtgtgtgtgttacctgaggtAGCACAGTGGGCGACTGCCCTGCCAGCCGATGCAGAGAGCTGACCTGAGGCACCTTGATGGGCACTGCTGTGAGTGTTCCCAGCATCTGTGATGGAGGAGAGATGTGCTGTGTTAAGACTTTCTGTAGACTCTTAAAAACAACCTGTATGCTGCGTGGAGTACTCTTGTTAAAGGTTGACAGGAAGTGACGGACTATCGTAAACATATTTTTCTATTTCGTTCTGAAGAAACTATCATGAGTGCTCTATCACAATTCATTTCGCACACCAAGTACAGCCTCAGAATCGCATTCCCTTCATTTGTGTTCAATTTGCTTGTCATGCGCCTCCAGAGAGGTTGAGGGACCGGGTCAATGCTAATAAGTAAGCGAGTATGAGCAGGAAACATGAATGCATTCTTTAAACTCTGCCATGAAGGATGCTCGAAACCAAACGCCCACTTGTGTTCCTTGCTTCAGGAAGTGCTCTCCCCAGAGAAACTCTACTGAAATGAATGTGGCACACGACGACACAGGAAACAGACTCGGGTTCATTATTCTGCTGTATTCAAAAGATGGTACACAGTGGCCCAACACTCAAGGACTTGGCTATTCATAGAaaaactgaatgtttttttctttcttttgctgattatggattttaatgacattttgaaGTATGTAACTGAGTATAGGTTGGTGCTGAAAGTACACtggttatgtttgtttgtttgtttgtttacagattTTATCATTCCATAGCTAAAACCATGAGGAATTTAAGACTTTCTGTAACATTTGGTTAAATTGTTCTCACATTCTCAAAActgtcaataaaataaaactgccCAGAGGGTCTATGTTGCAACTCAGT contains:
- the phf21b gene encoding PHD finger protein 21B is translated as MELQGLQEALKVEIQCHQDGELKKQLHERQSRVTALSEKQKLAVRSCPVGTPAKTPLSLIKPPSQSIAISVVPAKAPVSMVTAHINGQKAANSDALQTSPINLQTANRAHRPGELCHSQMLGTLTAVPIKVPQVSSLHRLAGQSPTVLPQVRPKTLILDSLPHSPCQEQQSSQPLSLARGTAVLSSKSQGLRPFSPERMSSGQSEITPPPLPMPSVSTATSSPGVAYAIISSTSPAANGVAAMSEAVKVQPLIFSPDSKVIIIQPQIPSSSQGSLGPQAEIPSQEPRLAPSPTHKPNKKEEDPEKIAFMVALGLVTTEHLEEIQTKRQERKRRSTANPAYSLFDPERKRLAANYPNNPLFLSARDSEDLCWKEELEHDDHCAVCKEEGNLQQCHSCTRAYHLDCLHPPLKSPPKGMWMCPKCQKKVLNKENLSWPHNFVQSYVTHKTVREEEKRRLMRRNSELKKECAHLKEEDQRLNKSLLKCRDVKERLLSQQRETQASLERLRALIRLIQRDHMIQVTMTATTTTSGGAALLSLPWIKPNSTSSTSSSTAPPAGPSTLLHKSVLHSQGNN